The Hyphococcus flavus genome contains a region encoding:
- the ndhC gene encoding NADH-quinone oxidoreductase subunit A, with protein sequence MATPEFLLDWLPILVFFGIATALAIGFLVAPAIIAPNEPDPEKVSTYECGFNAFDDARMKFDVQFYIVAILFIIVDLDVAFLFPWAVALFNPELGMDRGFQIFAFWSMFVFLLVFAVGFLYEWKKGALEWR encoded by the coding sequence ATGGCGACCCCTGAATTTTTGCTCGACTGGCTGCCCATTCTCGTCTTTTTCGGGATTGCGACGGCGCTGGCCATCGGTTTTCTCGTGGCCCCGGCGATCATCGCCCCGAACGAGCCCGATCCTGAAAAAGTCTCGACCTATGAATGCGGGTTCAACGCCTTTGATGACGCGCGGATGAAGTTCGACGTTCAGTTCTATATCGTCGCGATCCTGTTCATCATCGTCGATCTCGACGTGGCGTTCCTTTTCCCCTGGGCAGTGGCGCTGTTCAATCCCGAACTCGGCATGGATCGCGGATTTCAGATTTTCGCCTTCTGGTCGATGTTTGTATTCCTCTTGGTGTTCGCTGTGGGCTTCCTCTACGAGTGGAAGAAAGGAGCGCTGGAATGGCGCTAG
- a CDS encoding CitMHS family transporter translates to MLTVIGLAIIAAVVAALLSGRISPVVGLTLPPLVGALIAGFGAPEITGFFSAGLAKVAPVAAMFIFAILFFGAMQDAGLFRPLINFLIRMTRGNVIAVAVGTSIAGMLAHLDGAGATTFLLTVPALAPVYLRLRMSLYLMLLLLAIGAGIFNMMPWAGPLGRAAAVIGVDSAELWRPLIAVQGVGAVMLVVFAATLGWFEQLRIARLPLQTKAATVEENEEKQPALSLSPVKIAFNVAIFIAVMAALIMGVLPAAYVFLIGLSLALPVNYAGAKAQMAAIAVHAPNAITMGAIILAAGSFLGVMDGSGMLSAIANDAGHLLPDAVAPNLHFLLGVFGVPWELVLNTDAYYFGLLPVVNEIVAPHGASPESVVYALMIGNIVGTFISPFSPALWLALGLSGLEMGRHIRYSLLPMWAFSLALMAVAGLLGVFH, encoded by the coding sequence ATGCTGACAGTCATCGGCCTTGCCATAATTGCGGCTGTTGTTGCGGCGCTATTGAGCGGCCGGATCAGCCCCGTGGTCGGCCTGACATTGCCGCCGCTGGTCGGCGCCCTCATAGCCGGGTTTGGCGCGCCAGAGATTACAGGGTTCTTTTCTGCCGGCCTTGCGAAGGTCGCCCCCGTGGCGGCGATGTTCATTTTCGCGATTTTGTTTTTCGGCGCCATGCAGGACGCCGGTTTGTTTCGGCCACTGATCAATTTTCTAATTCGCATGACGCGCGGTAATGTCATCGCTGTGGCGGTGGGAACGAGTATCGCAGGCATGCTCGCTCATCTTGATGGAGCAGGCGCAACGACATTCCTGCTGACTGTTCCTGCTCTTGCGCCAGTTTATCTGCGTCTCAGAATGAGCCTTTATCTGATGCTTTTGTTGCTTGCGATCGGTGCAGGCATCTTCAACATGATGCCCTGGGCAGGGCCGTTGGGCCGCGCCGCTGCTGTAATCGGCGTAGATTCTGCAGAACTTTGGCGGCCCTTGATAGCGGTTCAGGGTGTCGGGGCCGTCATGCTTGTCGTTTTCGCTGCAACACTCGGCTGGTTTGAACAACTCCGCATCGCGCGCCTCCCGCTGCAAACAAAAGCAGCAACGGTTGAAGAGAATGAAGAAAAGCAGCCGGCGCTTTCATTGTCGCCCGTAAAGATCGCCTTTAACGTTGCAATTTTTATCGCCGTTATGGCGGCGCTGATCATGGGCGTTCTTCCGGCGGCTTACGTTTTTCTCATCGGATTGTCGCTTGCGTTGCCCGTCAATTACGCGGGCGCCAAAGCGCAAATGGCTGCGATCGCGGTGCATGCGCCCAACGCCATTACAATGGGCGCCATCATTCTTGCGGCGGGATCGTTTCTCGGCGTGATGGATGGTTCGGGAATGCTCAGCGCCATTGCAAATGACGCAGGTCATCTTTTGCCGGATGCGGTCGCGCCTAATCTCCACTTTTTGCTGGGCGTGTTCGGCGTGCCGTGGGAGTTGGTATTAAACACCGACGCTTATTATTTTGGGCTGCTGCCGGTCGTGAATGAAATCGTCGCCCCGCACGGCGCATCACCGGAAAGCGTCGTTTACGCGCTGATGATCGGAAATATTGTGGGTACATTCATCTCGCCGTTTTCGCCGGCCCTTTGGCTGGCGCTTGGGCTTTCCGGCCTCGAGATGGGACGCCATATCCGGTATTCCCTGTTACCCATGTGGGCTTTCTCATTGGCGCTGATGGCTGTCGCGGGATTGCTCGGCGTCTTTCACTAG
- a CDS encoding SAM-dependent methyltransferase, translating to MAKNSEPSFAVVGLGMTYLAHVTQEALDQIKKADVVYYGTAESDSAKMIQKLNPNAKMLEYIPGKQRQDSYNSWVDAAIADLRKGLNVCMVSYGHPGVCCFAPHEIVRRARAEGFSAKMYPAISALDSLFADLGADPRHGMQCYRAPDFVDKCYALDSRASLILLQICHIGHSGVGENKQKLEGLELLSRRLSETYGGEHVVTVYEASLYSEVSPKIEPVPLKRLKEANVSGVSTLFVPGIGGHEN from the coding sequence ATGGCTAAAAACTCTGAACCGTCATTCGCCGTTGTTGGGTTGGGAATGACCTATTTGGCGCATGTAACACAAGAGGCTTTGGATCAGATAAAGAAAGCTGATGTAGTTTATTACGGGACAGCCGAATCGGATTCAGCAAAAATGATCCAGAAGCTTAATCCCAATGCAAAAATGTTAGAATACATTCCTGGCAAACAGCGACAGGACAGCTATAATTCTTGGGTTGACGCTGCGATTGCAGATTTACGCAAGGGCTTGAATGTCTGCATGGTTTCCTATGGCCATCCCGGTGTTTGCTGCTTTGCTCCTCATGAGATTGTTCGGCGCGCCCGCGCAGAAGGCTTTTCCGCCAAAATGTATCCCGCGATTTCTGCGTTGGATAGTTTGTTTGCCGATTTAGGGGCTGACCCCAGACATGGGATGCAATGTTATAGAGCGCCAGATTTCGTTGATAAATGTTATGCTCTAGACTCTAGAGCCTCACTAATTCTCTTGCAGATTTGCCACATAGGACACAGCGGCGTTGGGGAGAACAAGCAAAAACTTGAAGGTCTTGAGCTGCTTTCGAGACGCTTGTCAGAAACTTATGGCGGTGAGCATGTTGTAACTGTCTATGAGGCGTCACTGTACTCGGAAGTTAGCCCAAAAATTGAGCCTGTTCCGCTGAAGCGCTTGAAAGAAGCGAATGTGAGCGGGGTATCGACGCTTTTTGTTCCGGGTATAGGGGGACATGAAAATTAA
- a CDS encoding NAD(P)/FAD-dependent oxidoreductase codes for MKRTAPETHDCDCVVIGAGVVGLACAAQLARAGREVLVLEKNNMIGSETSSRNSEVIHAGIYYPPQSLKAQTCISGRRLLIQYVKERHIDFHLCGKLIVATNDDEVITLEKLHTNARDSGVSNLEWIDQSQLSTVEPALSATAALLSPGTGIVDSHHFMTSLHGDLEDQGGMIAFGTSVDSGTVENDKIVLFTDTAKLKCETVVNAAGLYAPALAGTIEGVNVRSLPRQHLAKGSYFTSSERSPFRRLIYPAPADGGLGVHVTLDLAGRMRFGPDVEWLEEDNPSAADYRVEHGRADRFYHAIRKYWPGLPDGALAPDYAGIRPKLSPKGAPAADFQIQDEREHGVPGLINLFGIESPGLTASLALAEIVLDRTQNNPRSFDLVGGGA; via the coding sequence TTGAAGCGTACAGCACCCGAAACACATGATTGCGACTGTGTCGTTATTGGCGCCGGAGTCGTCGGCCTTGCTTGCGCGGCGCAGCTTGCACGCGCCGGGCGGGAAGTGCTGGTTCTCGAAAAAAACAACATGATTGGCAGCGAAACATCGTCCCGAAACAGCGAAGTAATCCATGCGGGAATTTATTACCCACCCCAATCTCTTAAAGCGCAAACCTGTATCTCAGGGCGTCGCCTTCTCATTCAATATGTGAAGGAGCGGCATATTGATTTTCATCTGTGCGGCAAACTGATTGTCGCTACCAATGATGACGAAGTGATCACCTTAGAAAAGTTACACACGAACGCCCGCGATTCCGGCGTCAGCAATCTGGAATGGATTGACCAATCGCAACTGTCGACGGTGGAACCGGCGTTGTCAGCCACGGCTGCGCTACTCTCACCCGGTACCGGTATTGTCGACAGCCATCATTTCATGACGTCGCTACATGGCGATCTCGAAGACCAAGGCGGCATGATCGCCTTTGGAACCTCTGTAGACAGCGGAACTGTTGAGAACGACAAAATCGTTCTTTTCACGGATACCGCGAAACTTAAGTGCGAAACCGTTGTGAACGCAGCTGGATTGTACGCGCCTGCGCTCGCCGGAACGATTGAAGGGGTCAATGTTAGATCGCTACCGAGACAGCACCTTGCGAAAGGGTCGTACTTTACTTCTTCCGAACGATCGCCTTTTCGACGTTTGATTTACCCGGCGCCTGCTGACGGTGGACTTGGCGTGCACGTAACACTCGACCTTGCTGGCAGAATGAGGTTTGGACCGGATGTCGAGTGGCTTGAGGAAGATAATCCGTCAGCCGCAGATTATCGCGTTGAACACGGCCGTGCTGATAGGTTTTATCATGCAATACGAAAATACTGGCCGGGCCTGCCTGATGGCGCCCTGGCGCCGGACTACGCAGGCATTCGGCCCAAATTGAGCCCAAAGGGCGCTCCTGCTGCGGACTTTCAAATCCAGGATGAACGTGAACATGGCGTTCCTGGTCTGATCAATCTTTTCGGTATTGAAAGCCCCGGGCTGACCGCGTCACTCGCTTTGGCGGAAATCGTTCTCGACAGAACTCAAAACAACCCACGGTCGTTTGATCTGGTTGGGGGCGGCGCGTAA
- a CDS encoding FecR family protein, with amino-acid sequence MGIENLIQRWRRRRQLAQIAKNFAHEGGLSGRNTETLPEIENLRSVLREAEPLPMPAAYVASRTDAAPRMNWSVPALRLALAGGAAATIAAFSIIVFTPPAATEYATRVGETTTVALQDGSELFLSGNTSASVRFTKNARSITLNSGEATFDVAHDPARPFSVDALNTTIVAVGTEFNVSRRDNVEVDVLEGRVLVSLAQNTSDPVSVSAGGRAIANMETGDIDLASAETERIRSLQRGRLYFDNTPLSEAFEEFEPFSPLRARITDATLANLTVSGSFDIAGIEDFILSVEQALNANVRRSGHVVVVSPSP; translated from the coding sequence ATGGGTATCGAAAATCTCATCCAACGCTGGCGTCGCCGAAGGCAACTTGCTCAGATTGCGAAAAATTTTGCTCATGAAGGCGGTTTGTCGGGCAGGAACACAGAAACGCTACCAGAAATCGAAAACCTGAGATCAGTGCTCCGCGAGGCTGAGCCACTACCGATGCCGGCTGCATATGTTGCTAGCCGAACTGATGCTGCTCCTCGTATGAACTGGTCTGTTCCGGCTTTGCGGCTTGCGTTGGCAGGCGGTGCAGCAGCGACCATCGCAGCTTTCAGTATAATCGTCTTCACGCCGCCAGCCGCCACCGAGTACGCGACCCGTGTAGGAGAAACAACGACTGTGGCGCTACAGGATGGAAGCGAACTTTTCCTGAGCGGAAATACATCGGCAAGCGTTCGCTTTACCAAAAACGCCAGGTCAATAACGCTGAATTCAGGCGAAGCGACATTTGATGTCGCGCATGACCCAGCGCGACCGTTCTCAGTTGACGCGTTAAACACGACGATTGTCGCCGTTGGCACCGAATTCAATGTGTCTCGCCGCGACAATGTCGAGGTAGACGTATTGGAGGGGCGCGTTCTTGTTAGCCTGGCTCAAAATACAAGCGATCCTGTCTCGGTTTCAGCCGGCGGTCGGGCCATCGCAAATATGGAGACAGGCGACATTGATCTCGCGAGTGCAGAAACCGAACGCATCAGGTCGTTACAAAGAGGCCGGCTCTATTTTGACAACACGCCTCTATCCGAAGCGTTTGAAGAGTTTGAGCCTTTTTCACCCTTAAGGGCCCGCATTACTGATGCGACTCTCGCCAACTTAACTGTCAGTGGATCGTTCGACATTGCAGGCATCGAAGATTTCATTTTATCGGTTGAGCAAGCTCTTAACGCGAATGTCCGTCGCAGCGGCCACGTGGTTGTCGTCAGCCCCTCCCCTTAA
- a CDS encoding c-type cytochrome, which produces MRTHIAAATLSTFLAACGAETSAPASNSNARTENAASPARVSLRPAVKRQVDPAHGRELFVEKGCVICHSANGVGGKAAPALDAHIGDPQVDPLDFAARMWRGAPAMIELQSVELGYTIYLTAEEIADLAAFAADREAQKKLTPESLPENIADSLLDQRFWEMEDWDDYLSRGREGEVPTETLDEAPVDRN; this is translated from the coding sequence ATGCGGACACATATCGCCGCCGCCACGTTATCCACTTTTCTCGCCGCCTGCGGCGCGGAAACAAGCGCGCCTGCGTCCAACTCGAACGCCCGGACAGAAAATGCAGCGTCTCCGGCACGGGTCAGCCTGCGCCCTGCGGTTAAGCGCCAGGTGGATCCCGCCCATGGCCGCGAGCTGTTTGTGGAAAAAGGATGCGTGATCTGTCATTCGGCGAACGGCGTTGGCGGCAAGGCTGCGCCGGCGCTTGACGCCCATATTGGCGACCCTCAAGTCGACCCGCTTGATTTCGCCGCCCGCATGTGGCGCGGCGCGCCCGCGATGATCGAATTGCAGTCGGTTGAACTCGGCTACACCATCTATCTCACGGCGGAAGAGATTGCCGATCTCGCTGCGTTTGCTGCGGACCGTGAAGCGCAAAAGAAACTGACGCCCGAATCATTACCCGAAAACATCGCTGACAGCCTGCTAGATCAGCGATTTTGGGAAATGGAAGACTGGGACGATTATTTATCACGCGGTCGTGAAGGGGAGGTCCCCACCGAAACGCTTGATGAGGCGCCGGTCGACAGGAATTGA
- a CDS encoding NuoB/complex I 20 kDa subunit family protein: protein MALEETKLPYGTAARAGSPGYNPTAKDPFFGELSDQLADRGFFTAPADALINWARTGSLMWMTFGLACCAVEMMQASMPRYDLERFGFAPRASPRQSDVMIVAGTLTNKMAPALRKVYDQMPNPRYVISMGSCANGGGYYHYSYAVVRGCDRVVPVDIYVPGCPPTAEALVYGVLQLQKKIRREGSIVR from the coding sequence ATGGCGCTAGAAGAAACGAAACTTCCCTATGGCACCGCCGCGCGCGCCGGGTCGCCGGGCTATAACCCGACAGCGAAAGATCCGTTCTTTGGCGAGCTTTCAGACCAGCTTGCGGACCGCGGGTTTTTCACCGCGCCCGCAGACGCGTTGATCAACTGGGCCCGCACGGGTTCACTCATGTGGATGACCTTCGGGCTTGCCTGTTGCGCCGTTGAAATGATGCAGGCGTCGATGCCGCGTTACGACCTTGAACGCTTCGGCTTCGCGCCGCGCGCATCCCCACGCCAGTCGGATGTAATGATCGTCGCCGGCACGCTCACCAACAAGATGGCGCCGGCCTTGCGCAAGGTTTACGACCAGATGCCGAACCCGCGCTACGTCATCTCCATGGGCTCCTGCGCCAATGGCGGCGGCTATTATCATTATTCCTATGCGGTGGTGCGCGGTTGCGATCGCGTCGTGCCGGTGGATATCTATGTGCCGGGCTGCCCGCCGACGGCGGAAGCACTCGTCTATGGCGTGCTGCAACTGCAGAAGAAGATCCGCCGTGAAGGGAGCATTGTTCGGTGA
- a CDS encoding RNA polymerase sigma factor — protein MVTAGQAPKWAGFHMAERDNRDGKEQDLAAPHSSEKAGELEAVFLATRPELKSFIQRRIDDPQMADDLVQDVYIRAARSENSNEIRQPRALLFSIALNLLRDRFRKKKVRRETQIDRVEWVSGEPAETPEEALIRGIESERVRAVFDEATERQQAIFVMHWQQGLVYAEISKRLNISVRTVERDMSRIVKRMLLELES, from the coding sequence ATGGTGACTGCCGGTCAGGCGCCGAAATGGGCGGGATTTCATATGGCGGAGCGAGACAATCGCGACGGAAAGGAGCAGGATCTCGCCGCCCCGCATTCCAGCGAAAAAGCCGGAGAGTTGGAAGCCGTCTTCCTGGCCACCCGCCCTGAGCTCAAATCCTTCATTCAAAGGCGCATTGACGACCCGCAGATGGCGGATGACCTCGTCCAGGACGTCTACATAAGGGCGGCAAGGTCGGAAAATTCCAACGAAATCCGGCAGCCGCGGGCGTTACTTTTTTCCATCGCCCTTAATCTTTTGCGCGACCGTTTCCGGAAAAAGAAAGTCCGCCGGGAAACACAGATCGATCGCGTGGAATGGGTGTCGGGAGAACCTGCGGAAACGCCGGAAGAAGCCCTCATCAGGGGGATCGAAAGCGAAAGAGTGCGCGCCGTGTTTGATGAAGCGACGGAAAGACAACAGGCGATATTTGTCATGCATTGGCAACAAGGCCTGGTCTATGCCGAGATTTCAAAACGATTGAATATTTCTGTACGGACCGTTGAGCGCGATATGAGCCGAATTGTGAAACGAATGTTGCTGGAGCTTGAGAGTTAA
- a CDS encoding TonB family protein has protein sequence MRLLISLLAFAVFAGTIFASESRAEVVVYDPPIASGVERAGQCPKRYRYVDENYSGVPKLVYRCAPRYPERCMRRAQQVEAVELLFDVDSDGKPHNVRITRTTNECLNKAAATAVLKWRYEKTVDGATGLLETITMQLAS, from the coding sequence ATGCGCCTGTTAATTTCGCTTCTTGCTTTCGCTGTGTTCGCAGGGACTATTTTTGCTTCAGAGAGCCGGGCCGAGGTGGTGGTTTATGACCCACCAATAGCGTCGGGTGTTGAACGAGCCGGACAGTGTCCCAAACGCTATCGGTATGTAGATGAAAATTATTCAGGCGTCCCAAAGCTCGTATATCGGTGTGCTCCACGTTATCCTGAACGGTGTATGCGTCGTGCCCAGCAAGTAGAAGCTGTTGAGCTTTTGTTTGACGTCGATTCCGATGGTAAGCCTCATAATGTCAGAATTACAAGAACGACCAACGAATGTCTCAATAAAGCTGCGGCGACTGCAGTATTGAAGTGGCGTTATGAGAAAACCGTGGATGGTGCGACAGGCTTATTGGAAACAATAACAATGCAGTTAGCGTCGTAA
- a CDS encoding NADH-quinone oxidoreductase subunit C, whose protein sequence is MTEELKELGEHIAATIDADIHSWRVEYGELTVDARADRIAHVLTFLRDDPLAKFLVLIDLTAVDYPGRSKRFDIVYHLLSMHNNTRIRVKAQVAEDESIPTITGVYPCADWFEREAFDMYGVVFSGHPDLRRILTDYGFEGFPLRKDFPLTGHVEVRYDDEQKRVVYEPVKLVQEYRNFDYLSPWEGAQYVLPGDEKAE, encoded by the coding sequence ATGACTGAAGAACTGAAAGAACTGGGCGAGCACATCGCCGCGACCATTGACGCCGACATCCATTCATGGCGGGTCGAATATGGCGAGTTGACGGTTGACGCCCGCGCCGACCGCATTGCGCATGTTTTAACTTTCCTGCGTGACGATCCGCTGGCGAAGTTTCTGGTGCTGATCGATCTGACGGCGGTCGATTATCCGGGCCGGTCGAAAAGGTTCGATATCGTCTATCACTTGCTTTCCATGCACAATAATACGCGCATCAGGGTGAAGGCGCAGGTGGCGGAAGATGAATCGATCCCGACGATCACCGGCGTTTACCCGTGCGCCGACTGGTTCGAGCGTGAAGCATTCGACATGTATGGCGTCGTCTTCTCCGGTCACCCGGATCTGCGCCGTATCCTGACGGACTATGGTTTCGAAGGCTTCCCGTTGCGCAAGGACTTCCCGCTTACCGGCCATGTCGAGGTGCGCTATGACGATGAGCAAAAGCGCGTCGTCTACGAGCCGGTGAAGCTCGTTCAGGAATACCGCAATTTCGATTACCTCAGCCCGTGGGAAGGCGCGCAATATGTGTTGCCGGGTGATGAAAAGGCTGAGTGA
- a CDS encoding CRTAC1 family protein: protein MQNRHSFSVAGFSLICVLSAAACNTQSEATVVRGSFSEVAMPPLTTDRASTGGVSFADIDSDGDPDIIVTNGYNVQLEEPAPQENKFYENRGGTFVAMALPGLSEIEGFGSGSAWADYDNDGDLDGFLANQRDQRNYFVKQRGGEEVSFVSMETQPLTTDGGWSYSVAAADADNDGFLDVYVSNGGLSHTGVNYLYRNENGERFVKIEDQVPAMQDQPTGGASWADYDNDGDQDLFVANRSPNNPELNRLALYRNDGDFNFTRVDADAFAEDPTLPMSVALGDVDNDGDLDVYVGNLSGLANKLYLNRGDGAFEASDAGAATREPGFTYAVSFGDLDNDGDLDIVSANWGASSHIYLNDGSGNFSRLAPEAYSASLHHSASVAIADTDLDGDLDILIGNWPNRPGAGLEENVLIENNFASGDWLKVSLEGTASNRSGVGARLELRYQQDGAEKLQIREVATHSGWRSQSDLVQHFGLGKGAEAVELTVRWPSGTVQTMPVAEWNSTLAIVEG from the coding sequence ATGCAAAACCGTCATTCCTTTTCTGTTGCGGGTTTTTCGCTTATTTGCGTGCTCAGCGCCGCAGCATGCAACACGCAAAGTGAAGCGACTGTCGTGCGCGGCAGCTTTTCCGAAGTGGCGATGCCGCCTTTAACAACCGACCGCGCCAGCACCGGCGGCGTATCTTTCGCTGATATTGATTCGGATGGCGATCCCGACATTATCGTCACCAACGGCTATAATGTTCAGTTGGAGGAACCGGCGCCGCAGGAAAATAAATTCTACGAAAATCGCGGCGGGACTTTTGTGGCGATGGCGTTGCCGGGTCTAAGTGAGATCGAAGGGTTCGGTTCAGGCAGCGCCTGGGCCGACTATGATAATGACGGCGACCTCGACGGGTTTCTTGCTAACCAGCGCGATCAACGGAACTACTTCGTCAAGCAAAGAGGTGGCGAAGAAGTCAGTTTCGTTTCGATGGAAACGCAGCCGCTGACGACTGACGGCGGCTGGTCTTATTCCGTAGCCGCTGCGGACGCTGACAATGATGGCTTTCTCGACGTTTATGTTTCCAATGGCGGCCTCAGCCATACGGGCGTCAATTATCTCTACCGTAATGAGAATGGCGAGCGCTTTGTCAAAATAGAAGATCAGGTTCCGGCGATGCAGGACCAGCCGACGGGCGGCGCCTCGTGGGCGGACTATGACAATGACGGCGATCAGGATTTGTTTGTCGCCAATCGCTCACCAAATAATCCTGAACTCAATCGCCTCGCATTGTACCGCAACGATGGTGATTTCAATTTCACGCGCGTCGATGCGGATGCTTTCGCGGAGGATCCGACACTGCCCATGTCGGTTGCGCTGGGCGATGTGGACAATGACGGCGATCTTGATGTTTACGTTGGCAATCTTTCCGGTCTGGCGAACAAGCTTTATCTCAACCGCGGCGACGGTGCGTTCGAAGCATCGGATGCTGGCGCAGCGACGCGAGAGCCGGGGTTCACATACGCTGTCAGCTTTGGTGATCTCGACAATGACGGCGATCTTGACATTGTTTCCGCGAACTGGGGCGCGTCGAGTCATATCTATCTCAACGACGGATCGGGAAACTTTTCGCGGCTGGCGCCCGAAGCCTACTCGGCTTCCCTGCATCACAGCGCATCGGTCGCCATCGCTGACACCGATCTCGACGGCGATCTCGATATTCTGATTGGCAACTGGCCGAACCGGCCCGGCGCCGGGCTTGAGGAAAACGTGCTGATCGAAAACAACTTCGCCAGCGGCGACTGGCTGAAGGTTTCGCTCGAAGGAACCGCGTCAAACCGCTCGGGCGTCGGCGCGCGGCTGGAGCTGCGTTACCAGCAGGACGGCGCCGAAAAGCTTCAGATTCGTGAGGTCGCCACCCATTCCGGCTGGCGCAGCCAGAGCGACCTCGTCCAGCATTTCGGGCTCGGCAAAGGGGCTGAGGCGGTCGAGCTTACGGTCAGATGGCCCTCCGGCACGGTTCAGACGATGCCGGTCGCAGAGTGGAACAGCACCCTTGCGATTGTTGAGGGCTAG
- a CDS encoding NADH-quinone oxidoreductase subunit D has product MADGHVAPEDSTSDSSSERQFTINFGPQHPAAHGVLRLVLELDGEIVERVDPHIGLLHRGTEKLIEHKTYLQAIPYFDRLDYVAPMNQEHAFCLAAEKLLGIEVPKRAQHIRVLFCEIGRILNHILNVTTQAMDVGALTPPVWGFEEREKLMVFYERASGSRMHAAYFRVGGVHQDLPEQLINDIDAWCDQFPQKMKDIETLITDNRIFKQRNVDIGVVSREEAFQWGFSGVMVRGSGIQWDLRRAQPYETYDEYDFKIPLGKNGDCYDRYLCRMEEMYQSVHIMKQAIQKLRETPGPVMTTDGKVAPPRRDKMKGSMEALIHHFKLYTEGFHVPAGEVYAAVEAPKGEFGVYLVSDGSNKPYKCKIRAPGYPHLQAMDWMNRGHMLADVSAILGSLDIVFGEIDR; this is encoded by the coding sequence ATGGCTGACGGACACGTAGCGCCTGAAGATTCCACATCTGACTCATCCTCTGAGCGTCAGTTCACCATCAACTTCGGCCCGCAGCACCCCGCGGCGCATGGCGTGTTGCGCCTGGTGCTTGAGCTTGACGGCGAGATCGTTGAACGCGTTGATCCGCATATCGGCCTGCTTCACCGCGGCACGGAAAAGCTGATCGAGCATAAAACCTATTTACAGGCGATCCCGTATTTCGACCGTTTGGATTACGTGGCGCCGATGAATCAGGAGCACGCTTTCTGCCTCGCGGCGGAAAAACTGCTCGGCATCGAAGTGCCGAAACGCGCCCAACATATTCGCGTTCTTTTCTGCGAGATTGGCCGCATCCTTAATCATATCCTTAACGTCACGACGCAGGCGATGGACGTTGGCGCGCTTACGCCGCCGGTCTGGGGCTTTGAGGAACGCGAAAAGCTGATGGTGTTTTACGAGCGTGCGTCGGGTTCACGCATGCATGCGGCCTATTTCCGTGTTGGCGGCGTGCACCAGGACCTCCCTGAACAACTCATCAACGATATCGATGCGTGGTGCGACCAGTTCCCGCAAAAGATGAAGGACATTGAAACCCTCATCACCGACAACCGCATCTTCAAGCAGCGCAACGTGGATATCGGCGTCGTCAGCCGCGAAGAAGCGTTCCAGTGGGGCTTCTCCGGCGTGATGGTGCGCGGCTCGGGCATTCAGTGGGATTTGCGCCGCGCGCAGCCCTACGAGACCTATGATGAATACGATTTCAAAATTCCGCTCGGCAAAAACGGCGATTGTTACGACCGTTATCTCTGCCGGATGGAGGAGATGTACCAGTCCGTTCACATCATGAAGCAGGCGATCCAGAAGCTGCGCGAAACGCCGGGGCCGGTGATGACAACGGATGGCAAGGTCGCGCCGCCGCGCCGCGACAAGATGAAGGGCTCCATGGAGGCGCTCATTCATCACTTTAAGCTGTACACGGAAGGCTTTCACGTGCCGGCGGGTGAGGTTTACGCCGCCGTCGAGGCGCCGAAGGGCGAGTTCGGTGTTTATCTTGTTTCTGACGGCTCAAATAAGCCCTACAAGTGCAAGATCCGCGCGCCTGGCTATCCGCACCTGCAGGCCATGGACTGGATGAACAGAGGCCATATGCTGGCTGATGTCTCCGCGATCCTCGGCTCGCTCGACATTGTTTTTGGCGAGATTGACCGGTAA
- a CDS encoding four helix bundle protein produces MTNDVSFRNLKVWQKAMDLAEICYEATSAFPKEELYGMTSQMRRCSVSIAANIAEGYGRDSDGSFIQFLRISQGSIKELETHIILAGRLGMLNPDRVTSLLERTDELGKMMRGLINSVQSKSRSDT; encoded by the coding sequence ATGACGAATGACGTTTCATTTCGCAATCTCAAGGTCTGGCAAAAAGCCATGGACCTCGCCGAGATATGTTACGAAGCGACAAGCGCTTTCCCGAAGGAAGAGCTATACGGCATGACTTCGCAAATGCGGCGCTGTTCCGTTTCAATCGCTGCAAACATTGCTGAAGGTTATGGCCGGGACAGCGACGGGTCATTCATTCAGTTTCTGCGAATTTCGCAGGGCTCTATCAAAGAGCTTGAAACGCATATCATTTTGGCGGGCCGGCTAGGCATGCTCAATCCAGACAGGGTAACGTCCCTGCTGGAAAGAACTGACGAACTTGGAAAAATGATGCGCGGATTAATCAATTCTGTTCAGAGCAAGTCACGAAGCGACACATAA